Proteins found in one Candidatus Dependentiae bacterium genomic segment:
- a CDS encoding tryptophan-rich sensory protein, with amino-acid sequence MKLNYLVFSTITLTVAYIGKLLTANNMAWYKTLTLPAITPPSWLFGVVWPILYILTTIAALLVWNRHKHDKRFVMIMTLFALNAGLNLAWTYLFFKNHLITEALLDAIALEVTIVSLIALLWTNMRTAALLLVPYAVWTLFAIVLNYQIWQLN; translated from the coding sequence ATGAAGTTGAATTATCTTGTTTTTTCTACGATCACTTTAACGGTAGCCTACATCGGCAAATTATTAACCGCAAACAATATGGCCTGGTACAAAACACTTACCTTACCAGCAATAACCCCACCAAGTTGGTTATTCGGCGTTGTATGGCCAATACTGTATATACTTACTACCATTGCCGCACTGCTCGTTTGGAATCGACATAAACACGATAAGCGCTTTGTTATGATCATGACATTATTCGCTCTCAATGCTGGATTAAACCTCGCGTGGACATATCTTTTTTTCAAAAACCACCTTATAACAGAAGCACTGCTTGATGCGATTGCTCTTGAAGTGACCATTGTATCACTCATTGCATTACTTTGGACAAACATGCGTACCGCCGCACTGCTCCTTGTGCCTTATGCCGTATGGACGCTCTTTGCAATAGTACTCAATTACCAAATTTGGCAACTCAATTAA
- a CDS encoding ATP-binding protein yields the protein MPFLKTTIALLCIIIVNTTISQEQVLKQCKLSGMFGSQPTQICKNIIRFNYVKAPEQLGIKVKPWVNRILLHGKPGNGKTSIAHKIAELTNSELIHFDAPSLVNELQGSGAQAIADMFNDALTRINAGKSVVIFIDEIDAVASKNTPTNHQDTRNAMQKLWCKLLEHENEPNLFIIVATNIKDSLHATFNNRFPANNIIEIKNPDLEQRKEILKSCLIFGLTPTFNEHIIYRLQNAINQNFGNQHNNYFEEMLNILRTINKKIIKSSLSKETTNPELIKTPITQLEHKKNQFFTLNSTSLDKQPQELKNYFNAIDNYIKLVQKHLQYNKLFLNDKIIHDLAQKTDNLSIRSLIYLVENIIETALHNNNGTLIIDNNKVDKILETAKENERKDQQGWSEHERQKAQDLRTKIDLINSHIKNKCPHFSDNNPGWLWGSTTKENNACAQAIMKQYSYHLIEKDLNELLQCQSKKS from the coding sequence ATGCCATTCTTAAAAACAACCATTGCGCTACTATGCATCATCATAGTAAATACCACCATATCTCAAGAACAAGTCTTAAAACAGTGTAAATTATCAGGTATGTTCGGATCTCAACCAACACAAATCTGTAAAAACATTATAAGATTTAATTATGTTAAAGCACCCGAACAATTAGGTATAAAAGTAAAGCCCTGGGTTAATCGCATTCTGTTGCATGGAAAGCCTGGAAACGGCAAAACATCCATCGCTCATAAAATTGCAGAACTGACCAATAGTGAATTAATACATTTCGATGCTCCAAGCTTAGTGAATGAATTGCAAGGTTCTGGGGCTCAAGCAATAGCTGATATGTTTAACGATGCATTAACCAGAATTAATGCGGGAAAATCTGTCGTTATCTTTATCGATGAAATCGACGCTGTTGCTTCAAAAAATACACCTACTAATCATCAAGACACTCGTAATGCTATGCAAAAATTATGGTGTAAATTACTTGAACATGAAAACGAGCCAAATCTATTCATTATAGTCGCTACCAACATCAAGGATTCATTGCATGCTACCTTTAATAATAGATTTCCTGCAAATAACATAATCGAAATAAAAAATCCAGATCTCGAGCAGCGTAAAGAAATTTTGAAAAGTTGCTTAATATTTGGGCTTACGCCTACCTTTAATGAACATATAATCTACAGGCTTCAAAATGCGATTAATCAAAATTTTGGCAATCAACATAACAACTATTTTGAAGAAATGCTCAATATATTACGTACAATAAATAAAAAAATTATAAAGAGCAGCCTTTCAAAAGAAACGACTAATCCAGAACTTATTAAAACACCGATTACCCAACTAGAACATAAAAAAAATCAATTTTTCACTCTCAACAGTACGTCACTTGATAAACAGCCCCAAGAACTAAAAAATTACTTTAATGCTATAGACAACTACATAAAATTAGTACAAAAGCATCTTCAATATAATAAGCTCTTTTTAAATGATAAAATTATACATGATCTCGCACAAAAAACTGACAACCTCTCTATTCGATCATTAATATACTTAGTTGAAAATATTATAGAGACAGCATTACACAACAACAATGGCACTCTTATCATAGACAACAACAAAGTTGATAAAATCTTGGAAACAGCCAAGGAAAACGAACGCAAAGACCAACAGGGATGGTCTGAACATGAACGACAAAAGGCCCAAGATTTACGCACGAAGATCGACCTCATAAATTCTCACATAAAAAATAAGTGCCCTCATTTCTCTGACAACAACCCAGGTTGGTTATGGGGCTCAACAACAAAAGAGAATAATGCTTGCGCACAGGCCATAATGAAACAATATTCTTATCATTTAATAGAAAAAGACCTTAATGAACTTCTTCAATGCCAATCAAAAAAATCTTAA
- a CDS encoding ankyrin repeat domain-containing protein, which translates to MKRIITSLMILSLFSVSQLLVPMAADSDDDTDILSDSEQNNQNKSANSRASAKVDSLLKEAQKKYSQALLVAAKEGLDDKIKSILDLKADIEIQNSEGKRPLHLAAFAGHKKTMEVLIACKADVIARDYVAETPLHNAVNRGHVDCAQYLLDNNASIEATNETDETPLHQITDSACLALLLARGANINAVDDVGDTLIHNLVYTKKVGLLKALLAYDPSVNIANQRGFTPLHCAAQKGFQKCLELLLENRANVDVKDTGDGWTALHWAGNSNKTACVESLLKYRANTTLCDRLDRTAKHRALFYGNKALAALIEKHEQAELQVLKKDSNKWSLYRHVPYLPEVAANLIAQYCFYPKADEIADKKHQMLLAAQKASEEAAKPVVKRQRIDRKKGNDDDNKLFDIMSLGGKAEKL; encoded by the coding sequence ATGAAGCGTATAATAACATCGTTAATGATTCTATCGTTATTCTCTGTTTCTCAACTTTTAGTGCCAATGGCCGCAGATTCTGATGATGATACTGATATTCTTTCTGACTCTGAGCAGAATAATCAGAATAAATCTGCTAACTCGCGTGCATCAGCAAAGGTAGATAGTCTTTTAAAAGAAGCACAGAAAAAATATTCTCAAGCCCTATTGGTGGCAGCTAAAGAAGGGCTAGATGACAAAATTAAATCAATACTTGATCTTAAGGCTGATATTGAAATTCAGAATTCTGAAGGCAAAAGGCCACTACATTTAGCAGCCTTTGCGGGACACAAAAAAACAATGGAGGTGCTGATTGCGTGCAAGGCGGATGTAATTGCTCGAGATTATGTTGCTGAAACACCATTGCATAATGCTGTCAACAGAGGGCATGTTGATTGCGCTCAGTACTTGCTTGATAATAATGCATCGATTGAAGCAACTAATGAGACAGATGAGACCCCGCTTCATCAGATTACTGATAGCGCATGCTTGGCATTATTGCTTGCGCGCGGTGCTAACATTAATGCTGTTGACGATGTTGGCGACACGCTTATCCACAACCTGGTTTATACCAAGAAAGTAGGGCTGTTGAAAGCTTTATTGGCATATGATCCAAGCGTAAATATTGCCAATCAAAGAGGATTTACGCCACTTCATTGTGCTGCGCAAAAAGGATTTCAAAAGTGTTTAGAGCTTTTGCTTGAGAATCGGGCTAATGTTGATGTCAAAGATACTGGTGACGGCTGGACGGCATTGCACTGGGCTGGAAATTCAAATAAAACTGCATGTGTTGAGTCTTTGCTCAAATATCGCGCTAATACCACATTGTGTGACAGGCTTGATCGGACTGCAAAACACAGGGCGCTTTTTTATGGGAACAAAGCTCTTGCCGCACTCATCGAAAAACATGAGCAGGCTGAGCTACAGGTATTAAAAAAAGATAGTAATAAGTGGTCTCTGTATAGACATGTGCCTTATCTTCCTGAGGTTGCGGCTAATCTGATCGCTCAATATTGTTTTTATCCAAAGGCTGATGAGATTGCAGACAAGAAACATCAGATGCTTCTTGCTGCGCAAAAGGCATCTGAAGAAGCAGCTAAGCCTGTAGTTAAGCGTCAAAGAATCGATAGAAAAAAAGGCAATGATGATGATAATAAACTGTTTGACATCATGAGCTTGGGCGGCAAGGCAGAAAAATTATAG
- a CDS encoding DUF1343 domain-containing protein produces the protein MRGVVRALKHSFSILRVFLILGVALFLPQLCVWYTKHVEQPVAQVNAAKFKLGLENLSESTFKSLTIQSGRNKRAPSIALITNQTGTDQEGTSNSDILTGKGFLVKKILVPQGSHFEPKASEKDKVATIPIITFGKKDFNKKIFADIDALMFDMQDSGIRYYGYITTLLDTMEAAAQYKKKFIVLDRPNLLGWCMEGVLTSDNQLYQDLPVPLRHGMTVGELAQYFNKYVLSKPVDLQVVPMEHYNRQVEARQPGMGSLLRDGTSVDACYGYSVLGLLGEVAPFDIGVGTDKAFQCVLLPERLKFPKHKWHDLHVLLKEHGIESKSHRYFNTAKKEYCVGLRLHINDINRFSAFNTLLTVLDFFKESGITLTCSEKFDRVLGTKQIRSLVQGNISRIDLALKVNDDLQSFYKKAFSCFIYKPLPKVLHV, from the coding sequence ATGCGGGGGGTAGTAAGGGCACTAAAACATTCATTTTCTATTCTAAGAGTATTTTTAATACTTGGCGTTGCGTTATTTTTGCCACAATTATGCGTATGGTACACAAAGCATGTTGAGCAGCCAGTGGCACAGGTAAACGCAGCCAAATTCAAATTAGGCCTCGAAAACCTTTCAGAATCTACTTTTAAATCGTTGACAATACAGAGCGGAAGAAACAAGCGCGCCCCTTCTATTGCGCTTATAACCAATCAAACCGGGACCGATCAAGAAGGTACCTCAAATAGTGACATACTTACTGGAAAAGGTTTTTTGGTTAAAAAGATATTGGTACCTCAAGGAAGCCATTTTGAACCTAAGGCATCTGAAAAAGATAAAGTCGCAACCATTCCCATCATAACGTTTGGTAAAAAAGATTTTAATAAAAAGATATTTGCTGATATTGATGCATTAATGTTTGATATGCAGGATTCTGGCATTCGCTACTATGGGTACATAACCACGCTGCTTGATACTATGGAAGCGGCAGCACAGTATAAAAAGAAATTTATTGTACTTGACCGCCCAAATCTTTTGGGCTGGTGCATGGAAGGGGTTTTAACGTCCGACAATCAATTATACCAAGATTTGCCAGTGCCGTTGCGCCATGGCATGACGGTCGGTGAGCTTGCGCAGTATTTTAACAAATATGTGCTCAGTAAACCGGTTGATTTGCAGGTTGTACCCATGGAACATTACAACAGACAAGTTGAGGCGCGACAACCAGGAATGGGTAGCTTGCTGCGTGATGGCACATCCGTTGATGCTTGTTATGGCTACAGTGTATTAGGATTGCTTGGCGAGGTTGCGCCGTTTGATATTGGGGTAGGTACTGATAAAGCATTTCAATGTGTCTTGTTGCCAGAACGCTTAAAGTTTCCAAAACATAAATGGCACGATTTGCATGTACTCCTCAAAGAGCATGGCATAGAAAGTAAATCACATCGTTATTTTAATACTGCTAAAAAAGAATATTGCGTGGGATTGCGGCTACACATTAATGATATTAATCGTTTTTCAGCATTTAATACCTTGCTTACGGTGCTGGATTTCTTTAAAGAGTCGGGGATTACTCTCACGTGCTCAGAGAAATTTGATAGGGTTTTGGGCACAAAACAAATTCGTTCACTCGTGCAAGGGAATATTTCGCGTATTGATTTAGCACTTAAAGTGAATGATGACTTGCAGTCTTTTTACAAAAAAGCGTTTAGTTGTTTTATTTATAAGCCACTACCTAAGGTGCTGCACGTATAA
- a CDS encoding sodium-translocating pyrophosphatase, with the protein MEILNYFILFSFWGFAGLGVVAFLLYKIGQIPVTNARAIEIAHAIRGGAMTFLREEYRIIAIIAAIVAVALGFFVNPLAAALFVAGSLCSMTTGLIGMHAATQANLRTTMAAKDNGEHSAFLVAFFGGGVMGFSVASFGLLGLGSVFYLFFEHPDFILLITCFGFGASLVAFFARVGGGIYTKSADVGADLVGKIEKGIPEDDPRNPAVIADNVGDCVGDTAGMGADIYESYIGAMVASIIVAHHEFGSNLTYLALPIALAALGMMGSIIGLLSNAILKLQPAAMLRSATYIAILSFLGFSYGYISHMGIDYCLFIAVLAGCMAGAIVGSITEYYTGGAPIKKLAASSCSGAATNLIYGLSLGMESVVAPVILLSGVVLFAFTFGGGLFGVSLAAVAMLATVGITMTVDAYGPIADNAGGIAEMAGFDPAVRKITDKLDALGNTTAAMGKGFAIGSALLTALAMFTAYSQTAGLPVLDILDPVILVGVFIGGTMPFIISALTMRSVGDAALEMVMEVRRQFKEIPGLMEGTGQPDYNRCVAISTKAALREMVLPGVITVALPIFIRFTLGKAGLGGMLIGATVAGVLLALMMANGGGAWDNAKKYIEAGHFGGKGSDAHKAAVIGDTVGDPFKDTSGPALNILIKLMSMISLLLVLI; encoded by the coding sequence ATGGAAATCCTGAATTATTTTATTTTGTTTAGTTTTTGGGGTTTTGCCGGCCTAGGGGTCGTAGCATTTCTCTTATACAAAATCGGTCAAATACCGGTAACGAATGCAAGGGCGATCGAAATTGCCCATGCCATCCGCGGTGGCGCTATGACTTTTTTGAGAGAAGAATATAGAATTATCGCCATTATTGCAGCGATAGTTGCCGTAGCGCTTGGATTTTTTGTGAACCCATTGGCCGCAGCACTTTTTGTGGCTGGCTCATTGTGCTCCATGACTACCGGCTTAATTGGTATGCATGCAGCAACACAAGCAAATCTACGCACCACAATGGCTGCAAAAGATAACGGTGAGCACTCAGCTTTCCTCGTTGCATTCTTTGGTGGCGGCGTTATGGGTTTTTCCGTAGCAAGTTTCGGTCTCCTTGGCCTTGGTTCAGTTTTCTATCTTTTCTTTGAACACCCAGATTTTATTCTTTTGATTACCTGCTTTGGTTTCGGGGCTTCTTTAGTTGCCTTTTTTGCTCGCGTTGGCGGTGGTATTTATACCAAATCAGCTGACGTTGGTGCTGATTTAGTGGGTAAAATTGAAAAAGGTATTCCAGAGGACGATCCACGTAATCCAGCAGTTATTGCTGATAACGTTGGTGATTGTGTTGGCGATACAGCTGGCATGGGTGCCGATATTTATGAATCGTATATCGGTGCAATGGTTGCTTCGATTATCGTTGCGCACCATGAATTTGGTTCCAATCTTACCTATTTGGCATTGCCAATAGCCTTGGCTGCTCTTGGTATGATGGGCTCTATTATTGGTTTGTTATCCAACGCTATTTTAAAATTACAACCAGCGGCTATGCTACGTAGCGCAACCTATATTGCCATTCTTTCTTTCTTAGGTTTTTCATATGGTTACATTAGCCACATGGGCATCGATTATTGCTTATTCATAGCAGTCTTAGCTGGCTGTATGGCAGGGGCAATTGTGGGCAGCATTACTGAATACTACACAGGTGGAGCACCCATTAAAAAGTTGGCAGCATCATCATGTTCTGGTGCAGCAACTAACTTAATTTACGGTCTTTCACTTGGTATGGAATCAGTAGTAGCACCGGTGATATTGCTTTCAGGTGTTGTATTATTCGCTTTCACTTTCGGCGGCGGATTATTTGGTGTTTCATTAGCGGCAGTTGCTATGTTGGCTACCGTTGGTATCACCATGACTGTCGATGCATATGGCCCTATTGCGGATAACGCAGGCGGTATTGCAGAAATGGCTGGCTTTGATCCTGCAGTAAGAAAAATTACTGATAAACTTGATGCTTTAGGAAACACTACGGCAGCAATGGGTAAAGGTTTTGCTATTGGTTCAGCATTGTTAACAGCGCTTGCTATGTTTACGGCATACTCACAAACAGCAGGTCTGCCAGTACTTGATATTCTTGATCCAGTTATTTTAGTGGGTGTGTTTATTGGTGGCACCATGCCATTTATTATTTCTGCTTTAACCATGCGTTCAGTTGGTGATGCGGCATTGGAAATGGTAATGGAAGTTCGTCGTCAATTTAAAGAAATTCCAGGCCTCATGGAAGGCACCGGTCAACCAGATTATAACCGTTGCGTTGCGATTAGTACCAAAGCGGCATTAAGAGAGATGGTATTGCCAGGTGTTATCACGGTTGCGTTGCCGATTTTCATTCGCTTTACCTTGGGTAAAGCTGGTCTTGGCGGCATGCTTATTGGCGCTACGGTTGCAGGTGTATTGCTTGCATTAATGATGGCCAATGGTGGTGGTGCATGGGATAACGCAAAGAAGTATATTGAAGCTGGTCACTTTGGCGGCAAAGGTTCCGATGCTCACAAAGCAGCGGTTATTGGCGACACGGTGGGCGATCCTTTCAAAGATACATCCGGTCCTGCGCTTAACATTCTGATTAAGCTTATGTCGATGATTTCACTTTTATTGGTGTTGATCTAA
- a CDS encoding DUF1343 domain-containing protein has product MIKTNCVFIRIICGFFVLSSAIARADTQHHARAQQPSYKLGIENSNDPVWQKLFGGGNSQQAIGLVTNQTGQDQQGRRTVDILLQRGLCVKRIFAPEHGVLGVVDAAHEVGDTVDHVTKIPVVSLYGHGTGRKIAPHTIKDLDVLIFDMQDSGMRHYTYISTLLHVMEAAAHHQKPIVILDRPNPLGAHIDGPISGKHTKSFIAIAPMPLRHGMTIGELAHYFNNHVLEQKAMLHVVSMQDYKRTMGLPGKLAAPLSPNIPNKRACYGYSFLGLLGEVRPFDTGLGTPKAMQCLALSEKLNVAPHLWQQLHANLKKCNINSTAYSYMSPRKNQQCHGLLFSVADINKVASFDIMVMVLKFFHDNGVHLTFSKSFDTAVGSHKVHDYVKGRITRQELVDEVNTQLTLWQQEVIGSYLYQPLPYVAVMR; this is encoded by the coding sequence ATGATAAAAACAAATTGTGTATTCATACGTATCATATGCGGCTTTTTTGTTTTGTCATCTGCGATTGCGCGTGCCGATACACAGCACCACGCTAGAGCGCAACAACCATCATATAAGCTTGGTATAGAAAATAGTAACGATCCTGTGTGGCAGAAGCTATTTGGTGGTGGGAATAGTCAGCAAGCTATCGGCCTTGTCACCAATCAAACAGGGCAGGATCAACAGGGCAGAAGAACGGTTGATATTTTGTTGCAGCGCGGATTATGCGTCAAGCGTATATTTGCACCAGAGCATGGCGTATTGGGTGTGGTTGATGCAGCACACGAAGTTGGTGACACCGTAGATCATGTTACAAAAATTCCCGTAGTGAGTTTGTACGGCCATGGCACGGGTAGAAAAATAGCGCCACATACGATTAAAGATTTAGATGTGCTTATTTTTGACATGCAAGATTCTGGCATGCGTCACTATACTTATATTTCTACGTTATTGCACGTCATGGAGGCGGCAGCGCATCACCAAAAACCTATTGTAATTTTAGATCGTCCAAATCCACTAGGAGCACACATCGACGGCCCTATAAGTGGCAAACATACTAAATCATTTATTGCTATCGCGCCGATGCCGTTGCGTCATGGTATGACCATTGGCGAGCTCGCGCATTATTTTAATAACCATGTGTTGGAACAAAAAGCTATGCTCCATGTGGTGAGCATGCAGGATTACAAACGTACCATGGGACTACCAGGAAAACTTGCAGCGCCACTTTCGCCCAACATTCCCAATAAGCGTGCGTGCTACGGTTATAGTTTTTTAGGGCTGCTTGGCGAAGTGCGACCCTTTGACACTGGCCTAGGAACACCAAAAGCGATGCAGTGTCTTGCCTTGTCGGAAAAGTTGAACGTTGCCCCACACCTTTGGCAACAGCTGCATGCGAATTTAAAAAAATGTAATATTAACAGCACGGCCTATAGTTATATGAGTCCACGAAAAAATCAGCAATGTCATGGATTGCTCTTTTCTGTTGCTGATATTAACAAGGTTGCATCGTTTGACATCATGGTGATGGTTTTGAAATTTTTTCACGACAACGGTGTGCATCTCACCTTCTCTAAATCATTTGATACGGCCGTTGGTTCGCATAAGGTGCACGATTATGTTAAAGGTAGAATTACGCGCCAGGAATTAGTCGATGAGGTTAATACGCAACTGACTTTGTGGCAGCAAGAAGTTATTGGTTCTTATCTCTATCAACCACTGCCTTATGTTGCCGTGATGCGGTGA
- a CDS encoding nucleoside triphosphate pyrophosphohydrolase yields the protein MALIRFNVDKLIRDKIPNSLRSKGVIVHERVAESEEYTELLKKKLLEEAQESIDAVDHKELAEELGDVIEVIHALAKAQNIDLATIEAVRLAKKERNGGFEDKVYCSYVDVDEANPQAAYYASRPVQYPKIDRPDK from the coding sequence ATGGCACTTATTCGATTTAACGTTGATAAATTAATTCGTGATAAAATACCTAACAGCCTTAGAAGCAAAGGCGTCATCGTGCATGAGCGCGTTGCCGAATCAGAAGAATATACAGAGCTTCTTAAAAAGAAGTTGCTTGAAGAGGCACAAGAGTCCATTGATGCGGTTGATCATAAAGAATTAGCAGAAGAGCTTGGGGATGTCATAGAAGTTATTCATGCGTTGGCAAAAGCGCAGAATATTGATTTGGCAACTATTGAAGCAGTACGTTTGGCAAAAAAAGAACGCAACGGCGGCTTTGAGGACAAAGTTTATTGTTCATATGTTGATGTTGACGAAGCCAATCCTCAGGCCGCGTATTATGCTAGTCGTCCTGTTCAGTATCCTAAGATTGATAGGCCGGATAAGTAA
- a CDS encoding ATP-binding protein codes for MNFFNANQKNLNIFATQVYSIKLFTIHALLLLVSNCQATPDFVIDGMIGKQPTKLYWLMKQINDETVTKRCLILHGKPGNGKTTLASKIAQLTNSKFLRLDAPSIVNTYVGQGAHNVANLFEDAQSIASQDNSKVIVFIDEIDAIASNVKTEFRSEHKIALQQLWLEIDKQKNNKNIFIIFATNHLEKLDRTFLDRFGGNVIEIKNPDAPTRKQILEHYFSNVTITLPSSTLNTLVKKTEDLSIRCLEDLAYDVHMTAAMTNHGIITDAIIWDALHQTKSKFANNISDDADEKRWQKISTMVGIVGTSLGIIIHSHYICNLILNTHSNNISIVQ; via the coding sequence ATGAACTTCTTCAATGCCAATCAAAAAAATCTTAATATTTTTGCTACGCAAGTATATAGCATCAAACTATTTACCATACATGCACTCCTACTATTAGTGAGTAACTGCCAAGCAACACCTGATTTTGTTATTGACGGCATGATAGGCAAGCAACCAACAAAGCTTTACTGGCTCATGAAACAAATTAATGACGAAACGGTAACTAAACGATGCTTAATACTCCACGGTAAGCCAGGGAACGGTAAAACAACCCTAGCAAGCAAAATAGCCCAACTCACTAATAGCAAATTTTTACGCTTAGATGCTCCCAGTATTGTTAATACTTATGTTGGCCAAGGAGCACATAACGTAGCGAATCTTTTTGAAGATGCACAAAGTATAGCCTCACAAGACAATTCAAAAGTGATAGTTTTTATTGATGAAATTGATGCTATAGCCAGTAACGTAAAAACCGAATTTAGATCTGAACATAAGATCGCCCTGCAACAATTATGGCTTGAAATCGATAAACAAAAAAATAATAAAAACATCTTCATTATTTTTGCTACCAATCATCTAGAGAAACTTGATAGAACATTTTTGGATAGATTTGGTGGAAATGTTATCGAAATCAAAAATCCAGATGCTCCCACAAGAAAGCAAATTTTAGAACATTATTTTAGTAACGTTACTATCACACTCCCTTCCTCAACGCTTAATACGTTAGTAAAAAAAACTGAAGATCTAAGCATCCGCTGTTTAGAGGATCTTGCATACGACGTACATATGACCGCTGCAATGACCAACCATGGCATAATAACAGACGCAATAATTTGGGATGCGCTCCATCAAACTAAATCAAAATTTGCTAATAACATCTCTGATGACGCTGATGAAAAACGGTGGCAAAAAATTTCTACGATGGTTGGTATAGTTGGTACCTCATTGGGTATTATTATTCATTCCCACTATATCTGCAACCTTATTTTAAATACACATTCCAACAACATATCAATCGTACAATAA
- a CDS encoding Fic family protein, which translates to MRITGQYQYIGNIRHFIPDPLPPENPPFILNTEIMALYGDAMLHLGKLNEMSTSLPDVQRFIKAYIIKEALLSSAIEGIHTTLLDVYTQPLLEEKPNKNTQLVMNYTTALEVALSSIEKDGPIDLEGILAAHKALMELEDDEKANPGKLRNCSVRVGQLIPPPAHLVPPLMADLQQYINNDKTVPALIQAGLAHVQFETIHPFLDGNGRIGRLLIVLMLIKNGLLAAPILYPSYYFKKYHMEYYHYLDGVRMEGDFEGWIIFYLTAIRDSSIDAYKRAKGIETLREQLIQLITNNNRSPKAPTAKLRALSILFHYPVISTNLLSEKLEVAYNTAHTIIDDFIELGILEEETQQKRGKLFKFKEYLEILDRSYDRKL; encoded by the coding sequence ATGAGAATAACCGGTCAATATCAATACATTGGCAACATTAGACATTTTATTCCCGACCCTTTGCCACCTGAAAATCCACCTTTTATATTAAATACTGAGATTATGGCTCTTTATGGAGACGCCATGCTCCATCTAGGTAAACTCAATGAAATGTCGACAAGCCTGCCCGATGTACAACGCTTTATAAAAGCTTACATTATTAAAGAAGCATTGCTCTCGTCTGCCATTGAAGGAATTCATACCACCTTATTAGATGTCTACACACAACCTTTGCTTGAAGAAAAACCTAATAAAAACACTCAATTGGTAATGAACTATACTACCGCCTTAGAAGTTGCACTCTCATCAATAGAAAAAGACGGCCCCATTGATTTAGAAGGAATTTTAGCTGCCCATAAAGCACTGATGGAACTCGAAGACGATGAGAAAGCAAACCCAGGGAAATTAAGGAACTGTTCGGTGCGCGTTGGTCAACTGATTCCACCACCAGCACATTTGGTACCACCACTTATGGCTGACCTCCAGCAGTACATCAACAACGATAAAACAGTGCCGGCACTGATTCAAGCAGGACTTGCCCACGTTCAATTTGAAACTATCCATCCATTTTTGGATGGCAATGGTCGCATAGGAAGACTCCTCATTGTCCTGATGCTCATAAAAAATGGATTACTTGCTGCACCAATACTCTACCCTTCCTATTATTTCAAAAAATATCACATGGAATATTATCACTACCTTGATGGTGTCAGAATGGAAGGCGATTTTGAAGGCTGGATTATTTTTTATTTGACGGCAATTCGAGACAGTAGTATTGATGCATACAAACGAGCAAAGGGTATTGAGACATTACGCGAACAACTGATTCAACTCATCACAAACAATAATAGATCGCCCAAAGCGCCAACAGCTAAACTACGTGCTCTGTCGATTCTTTTTCATTATCCGGTGATTAGCACAAATCTATTAAGTGAAAAACTCGAGGTTGCATACAACACGGCACACACTATTATTGACGACTTCATTGAGCTCGGAATCCTTGAAGAAGAAACCCAACAAAAGCGAGGAAAATTATTCAAATTCAAAGAGTATCTTGAGATTCTTGATCGTTCCTACGATCGCAAGCTATAA